A region from the Oncorhynchus tshawytscha isolate Ot180627B linkage group LG26, Otsh_v2.0, whole genome shotgun sequence genome encodes:
- the zgc:103759 gene encoding U8 snoRNA-decapping enzyme isoform X1, with product MASGQLSREEALACVGCRHACHILLYADTEAQLFEEIPIRHIVLMQMRFDGLLGFPGGLVDPSEESLEEGLSRELWEELGFSLSVTLEDHVSSCHNPSSSSSHLITHFYARRMEEKEIREVEKAAASTATDHGHEVAIVMGMVRLPLYTLKGGEGGLPSFLSHSFIGNSRSQLEDSLVRFGLVTPEELQTALTHAEQRRKQPWGGAA from the exons ATGGCCAGTGGACAGCTGTCTAGAGAAGAGGCGTTGGCGTGTGTGGGGTGCAGACATGCGTGTCACATATTGCTCTATGCAGACACAGAAGCTCAGCTGTTCGAAGAAATCCCCATCAGACACATCGTATTG ATGCAGATGCGTTTCGATGGTCTGTTGGGTTTCCCTGGCGG tCTCGTTGACCCGTCAGAAGAATCCCTAGAGGAGGGCCTGAGCAGGGAACTGTGGGAGGAGCTGGGCTTCTCACTGTCAGTCACCTTGGAGGATCATGTGTCTTCCTGCCAcaacccttcctcctcttcctctcacctcATTACTCACTTCTATGCCCGGAGAATGGAAGAGAAAGAGATCAGGGAGGTCGAAAAGGCAGCTGCTAGCACAGCAACAGACCATGGCCATGAGGTAGCaatt gtGATGGGGATGGTCCGACTTCCTCTCTACACACtaaagggaggagaaggagggcttCCCTCATTCTTGtcccactcctttattgggaacTCTCGCTCTCAGCTGGAGGACTCTCTAGTGCGCTTCGGCCTGGTGACACCCGAGGAGCTACAGACAGCACTCACACACGCAGAGCAGAGGAGAAAACAACCTTGGGGAGGGGCAGCCtaa
- the zgc:103759 gene encoding U8 snoRNA-decapping enzyme isoform X2, protein MASGQLSREEALACVGCRHACHILLYADTEAQLFEEIPIRHIVLMQMRFDGLLGFPGGLVDPSEESLEEGLSRELWEELGFSLSVTLEDHVSSCHNPSSSSSHLITHFYARRMEEKEIREVEKAAASTATDHGHEVMGMVRLPLYTLKGGEGGLPSFLSHSFIGNSRSQLEDSLVRFGLVTPEELQTALTHAEQRRKQPWGGAA, encoded by the exons ATGGCCAGTGGACAGCTGTCTAGAGAAGAGGCGTTGGCGTGTGTGGGGTGCAGACATGCGTGTCACATATTGCTCTATGCAGACACAGAAGCTCAGCTGTTCGAAGAAATCCCCATCAGACACATCGTATTG ATGCAGATGCGTTTCGATGGTCTGTTGGGTTTCCCTGGCGG tCTCGTTGACCCGTCAGAAGAATCCCTAGAGGAGGGCCTGAGCAGGGAACTGTGGGAGGAGCTGGGCTTCTCACTGTCAGTCACCTTGGAGGATCATGTGTCTTCCTGCCAcaacccttcctcctcttcctctcacctcATTACTCACTTCTATGCCCGGAGAATGGAAGAGAAAGAGATCAGGGAGGTCGAAAAGGCAGCTGCTAGCACAGCAACAGACCATGGCCATGAG gtGATGGGGATGGTCCGACTTCCTCTCTACACACtaaagggaggagaaggagggcttCCCTCATTCTTGtcccactcctttattgggaacTCTCGCTCTCAGCTGGAGGACTCTCTAGTGCGCTTCGGCCTGGTGACACCCGAGGAGCTACAGACAGCACTCACACACGCAGAGCAGAGGAGAAAACAACCTTGGGGAGGGGCAGCCtaa
- the LOC112225298 gene encoding C-X-C chemokine receptor type 1, translating into MEMPEMDVDLSLFVEFLNFTYPPIDELMGVPCNVSILGLSSVGLMITYIAVFIFSVLGNSVVIYVVCCMARGRTTTDVYLMHLAMADLLFSSTLPFWAVYVYSHWIFGTFLCKFLSGLQDAAFYCGVFLLACISVDRYLAIVKATRALAQRRHLVGLVCGAVWLGAGLLSLPVALQREAIQPEDLEGQIICFENLTAASSDRWRVGVRVIRHVLGFFLPLSVMVVCYSCTAATLFRGVRIGGQKHKAMRVILAVVLAFVACWLPRNISVLVDTLMRSGSLGEETCEFQNRVSVALYVTEVMAFTHCAVNPVLYAFIGQKFRNQLLVVLHKHGLISKRLMVAYRSGSVNSTASQRSRNTSVTL; encoded by the coding sequence ATGGAAATGCCAGAAATGGATGTTGACCTTTCTCTCTTCGTTGAATTCCTCAACTTCACTTATCCTCCCATAGACGAGCTCATGGGGGTCCCTTGTAACGTCTCTATCTTGGGCTTGAGCAGTGTTGGTCTAATGATCACCTACATCGCTGTGTTCATCTTCAGTGTGCTGGGTAACAGTGTAGTCATCTACGTGGTGTGCTGCATGGCTAGGGGCCGGACCACCACAGACGTCTATCTGATGCACCTGGCAATGGCtgacctcctcttctcctcgACCCTCCCCTTCTGGGCCGTCTATGTCTACTCCCACTGGATTTTCGGTACCTTCCTCTGCAAGTTCCTGTCTGGCCTCCAGGATGCTGCCTTTTATTGTGGGGTTTTCCTGTTAGCGTGCATTAGTGTGGACCGCTACCTGGCTATCGTGAAGGCCACGCGGGCACTGGCCCAGCGGCGCCACCTGGTGGGGTTGGTGTGCGGAGCCGTGTGGCTGGGGGCGGGGCTACTCTCGTTGCCCGTGGCACTCCAACGGGAGGCTATCCAACCCGAGGACCTTGAAGGCCAGATCATCTGCTTTGAGAACCTGACTGCGGCGAGCAGCGATCGGTGGCGGGTGGGTGTGCGGGTGATTCGCCACGTGCTGGGCTTCTTCCTGCCACTGTCGGTCATGGTCGTCTGCTACAGCTGCACTGCAGCGACGCTGTTCCGTGGCGTGCGCATCGGCGGCCAGAAGCACAAGGCCATGCGTGTCATCCTGGCCGTGGTGCTGGCGTTCGTGGCATGCTGGCTCCCGCGCAATATCAGCGTGCTGGTAGACACGCTGATGCGGAGCGGCTCGCTGGGCGAGGAGACGTGTGAGTTCCAGAACAGGGTGAGCGTGGCGCTGTATGTGACTGAGGTGATGGCGTTCACGCACTGCGCCGTCAACCCCGTGCTGTATGCCTTCATCGGGCAGAAGTTCCGGAACCAGCTCTTGGTGGTGCTCCACAAGCATGGGCTGATCAGCAAGAGGTTGATGGTGGCGTACCGCAGTGGCTCAGTTAACAGCACGGCCAGTCAAAGGTCTAGGAACACCTCTGTTACCCTGTAA